One genomic segment of Patescibacteria group bacterium includes these proteins:
- a CDS encoding CDP-alcohol phosphatidyltransferase family protein encodes MNRKISEYIREKIRLIPTWLQQNLANSITLSRLVMAVWFLLTAINNPDRLWLIDILGGLATFTDCIDGPIARRYGKSVFGSILDILADHVFIYPALMVLIWHNRWKLTNLPFYTNGLTTALGILMLSIVGAIFIAGCIGAFYYYIKGIKIDLSPNKWGRRKTGCGFTVILVWLFSLSIEKYQGFPLINLSIFLIDLGLILMIYWGWKSLEDYYKRGIDEIKAQQ; translated from the coding sequence ATGAACAGAAAAATCTCTGAATATATAAGAGAAAAGATTCGTTTGATACCAACTTGGCTGCAACAAAACCTAGCCAACAGTATTACTTTAAGTAGATTGGTAATGGCTGTTTGGTTTTTGCTTACAGCCATTAATAATCCCGACCGACTCTGGTTAATAGATATTTTGGGCGGGCTCGCTACTTTCACCGATTGTATTGATGGGCCGATCGCACGACGTTACGGTAAAAGTGTGTTTGGTTCTATTTTAGACATACTAGCAGACCATGTTTTTATTTATCCAGCATTGATGGTTTTAATCTGGCACAATCGTTGGAAGTTAACGAACCTACCCTTCTATACTAACGGCCTTACCACTGCTTTGGGAATTTTGATGCTTTCAATAGTTGGAGCAATTTTTATTGCTGGATGTATTGGAGCTTTCTACTATTACATTAAAGGGATAAAAATTGATCTTTCTCCCAATAAATGGGGGCGAAGGAAAACTGGCTGCGGTTTTACTGTAATTCTGGTTTGGCTATTTTCCTTAAGTATTGAAAAATACCAAGGATTTCCTTTAATTAATCTTTCCATTTTCTTGATTGATTTAGGTCTGATACTAATGATTTATTGGGGCTGGAAGAGTTTGGAGGACTATTACAAAAGGGGTATAGATGAAATAAAAGCTCAGCAATGA
- a CDS encoding ATP-dependent Clp protease ATP-binding subunit: protein MFNFNLKKAKIYQAVKWEKFSFFRFAKILKILFFVLFVLVFLAFLYGFVPENFSPETNRTLLGLSIIFLVSTLSSWIKESFFNLKLKKPELKANISEALLDPESYNLAEFLSFEAAKAVSKSKLSSTRLFYFILIDNPKLDFIFLRALLDSNEIKKILKKELKAKESDNFQRTILEALGIAQKKNHTRIEIGDVLSALAKHNLIFKRILVKHKLKAEDIENLTWWLENIKEKIKKRKRFWEYENLAKRGTLAKEWTAGYTIALDRYSKDLTDSIRKKDLEFVGHKEEMKRIERILARREINNVLIIGEPGTGKRSMVYALTQMSLLGRSLPGVSYKRVVELDVPALLAQLESMEDVEATLDKIFQEVVLAGNIILVIDGFHNYIGQVSRPGIIDISGVIAPYLRFPQFQIVAITTYEGLHRYIEKNPSILSLFGKVEVSGISQRETLVLLGYLTFALEKRYKIFISYPAMREIISLTDRYFPSLHFPEKAIDILDEVAVYVAGSTREKVVLPKHIAKIITEKTEIPVGEIEAKEREVLLNLENLIHQRIINQDEAVKEVSTALRRARSEVTVRKGSMGCFLFLGPTGVGKTETSKALAEYYFGSEKKMIRLDMSEFQDIKDIPRLIGSATETGLLTTPVRENPFSLILLDEIEKANHNILNLFLQVLDEGHLTDGFGRKVDFKNSIIIATSNAGYKVILEALKRKTEWAGVKQKLLDYLFEKRIFRPEFINRFDAVVVFRPLTKENLLDIAQLMLSKLKKNLQKKGIEFIITEPLKEKVVELGYSPVFGARAMRRVIQDKVENVLASALLSGQLKRGDRVELDPKKFKLIINP from the coding sequence ATGTTCAACTTTAATCTTAAAAAAGCAAAGATATATCAAGCGGTGAAATGGGAAAAGTTTTCGTTTTTTAGATTTGCTAAAATTTTAAAGATATTGTTTTTTGTTTTGTTTGTTTTAGTGTTTTTAGCATTTCTTTATGGATTTGTGCCGGAGAATTTCTCGCCAGAGACCAACAGGACTCTATTAGGTCTTTCAATAATTTTTCTTGTTTCAACTCTGAGTTCTTGGATTAAAGAAAGCTTTTTTAATTTAAAATTAAAAAAGCCAGAGCTTAAAGCTAATATTAGTGAAGCATTATTAGATCCGGAGAGCTATAACCTGGCTGAGTTTTTAAGCTTTGAAGCAGCTAAGGCGGTTAGTAAGTCCAAATTAAGCTCAACTCGTCTTTTTTATTTTATTTTAATTGATAACCCGAAATTAGATTTTATTTTCTTACGCGCCCTTTTGGATTCCAACGAGATTAAAAAAATATTAAAGAAAGAGTTAAAGGCCAAAGAATCCGATAATTTTCAAAGAACTATTCTTGAGGCCTTGGGAATAGCCCAGAAAAAAAATCATACCAGAATTGAAATAGGGGATGTCCTATCTGCTCTTGCCAAGCATAACCTGATTTTTAAAAGGATTTTAGTTAAACATAAACTCAAAGCCGAGGATATTGAAAATTTAACCTGGTGGTTGGAAAATATTAAAGAAAAAATCAAAAAAAGGAAAAGGTTCTGGGAATATGAAAATTTAGCTAAAAGAGGAACATTGGCTAAAGAATGGACAGCTGGTTATACGATAGCTTTAGATAGATATTCCAAAGATTTAACTGATTCAATTAGGAAGAAGGATTTAGAATTTGTTGGCCATAAAGAAGAAATGAAGAGGATAGAAAGAATTTTAGCTAGAAGAGAAATTAATAATGTTTTAATAATTGGGGAACCAGGCACAGGAAAAAGAAGCATGGTTTATGCTTTAACCCAGATGAGTTTATTAGGCAGAAGTTTGCCTGGGGTGAGTTACAAGAGGGTGGTTGAATTAGATGTGCCGGCTTTACTGGCTCAACTTGAAAGTATGGAAGATGTTGAAGCTACTTTAGATAAAATTTTCCAGGAAGTAGTTTTGGCTGGCAATATTATTTTGGTGATTGATGGATTCCACAACTATATTGGCCAAGTTTCCAGGCCAGGAATAATTGATATTTCAGGAGTTATCGCACCCTATTTACGTTTTCCCCAATTTCAAATTGTAGCAATTACAACTTACGAAGGTCTTCACAGATATATTGAAAAAAATCCTTCTATCTTATCTCTTTTTGGGAAAGTAGAGGTTTCAGGAATCTCCCAAAGGGAGACGCTTGTGCTTTTGGGGTATTTAACCTTTGCTCTTGAGAAAAGATACAAAATCTTTATTTCTTATCCTGCTATGCGAGAGATAATTTCTTTGACTGACCGTTATTTCCCTTCCCTTCATTTTCCCGAGAAAGCCATAGACATTTTAGATGAAGTAGCAGTTTATGTTGCGGGCTCAACAAGAGAAAAAGTAGTTTTGCCAAAGCATATAGCTAAGATTATTACCGAAAAGACCGAGATTCCGGTGGGAGAGATAGAGGCGAAAGAAAGAGAGGTTTTACTCAATTTAGAAAATTTAATTCATCAAAGAATTATTAATCAGGACGAAGCAGTAAAAGAAGTTTCAACTGCCCTTCGGAGAGCCAGGTCAGAAGTTACAGTAAGAAAAGGTTCAATGGGTTGCTTTTTGTTTTTAGGACCTACCGGGGTTGGTAAAACCGAAACCTCAAAAGCCCTGGCAGAGTATTATTTTGGTTCAGAAAAGAAGATGATAAGATTAGATATGTCAGAGTTTCAAGATATAAAAGACATCCCTAGATTGATTGGTTCTGCAACTGAGACAGGGCTTTTAACAACTCCGGTTCGGGAAAATCCCTTTTCTTTAATTCTTTTGGATGAAATTGAAAAAGCTAATCACAATATTTTGAATTTATTTTTACAGGTTCTTGATGAAGGTCATTTAACAGATGGTTTTGGAAGAAAGGTTGATTTTAAAAATTCAATAATTATTGCCACCAGTAATGCTGGTTATAAGGTGATTTTGGAAGCTTTAAAAAGAAAAACCGAATGGGCAGGAGTAAAACAAAAACTTTTAGATTATCTTTTTGAGAAAAGAATATTTAGACCAGAATTTATCAATCGTTTTGATGCAGTTGTCGTTTTCAGGCCCTTAACCAAAGAAAACCTTTTAGATATTGCTCAGCTGATGTTATCAAAATTAAAAAAGAATCTTCAAAAAAAAGGCATTGAATTTATAATTACAGAACCCCTCAAAGAAAAAGTAGTTGAATTAGGCTATAGCCCGGTTTTCGGGGCAAGGGCAATGAGAAGGGTTATTCAGGATAAAGTAGAAAATGTTTTAGCTTCTGCCTTGCTTTCCGGCCAACTAAAAAGAGGGGATAGAGTAGAACTTGACCCAAAGAAATTTAAACTGATTATTAATCCTTAA
- the mraZ gene encoding division/cell wall cluster transcriptional repressor MraZ — MFIGEYCHIIDTKKRLSLPAKFRRELGKKVTVTRGFENCLAIYPEKEWKIVTDKLEKLPTSQIGVRSFSRVILAGAMEVSLDKLGRILIPDYLKKYAGLKKNVIICGLSNKLEVWDVQKWEIYRKRAEKDIEKVGEQLPELGI; from the coding sequence ATGTTTATTGGAGAATATTGTCATATTATAGATACTAAAAAACGTTTATCTCTTCCAGCTAAATTTCGAAGAGAGCTCGGTAAAAAAGTAACAGTGACTAGGGGTTTTGAGAATTGTTTGGCTATTTATCCAGAAAAAGAATGGAAGATAGTAACAGATAAGTTAGAAAAATTGCCAACAAGTCAAATTGGAGTCAGAAGTTTTAGCAGAGTTATTCTTGCTGGTGCCATGGAGGTTAGCTTAGATAAGCTAGGAAGAATTCTTATTCCAGATTATTTAAAAAAATACGCTGGTTTAAAAAAGAATGTTATAATCTGCGGACTCTCTAACAAGTTAGAAGTTTGGGATGTTCAGAAATGGGAAATATACCGGAAGAGAGCTGAAAAGGATATTGAGAAGGTTGGAGAGCAATTACCAGAGTTGGGAATTTAA
- the rsmH gene encoding 16S rRNA (cytosine(1402)-N(4))-methyltransferase RsmH, whose product MHIPVLQKEVLQYLDPKPNENFIDATIDGGGHTITILGKIKPNGKVLGIEIDPEIYQKLESKNLDRLVLTNDSYVNLKSILEKSNFRPVNGILFDLGMSSWHLEESGRGFTFLKDEPLDMRYSLENNLTAEKIINNYSQEEIEKILKEYGEERFARRIAKRIIKERPIKTTLQLVEIIKRVVPGRTKINPATRTFQALRIAVNDELNNLRKVLPQTIEVLAPGGKIVIISFHSLEDRIVKNFFKSSNLNILTKKPVRPSKEEIKINPRSRSAKLRAAVKQ is encoded by the coding sequence ATGCACATACCTGTTCTTCAAAAAGAAGTTTTACAATATTTAGATCCAAAGCCAAATGAAAATTTTATTGATGCAACGATTGATGGCGGGGGACATACTATTACTATCCTCGGGAAAATTAAGCCAAATGGGAAAGTATTGGGGATTGAAATTGACCCAGAAATTTATCAGAAATTGGAGTCAAAGAATTTAGACAGATTAGTTTTAACAAATGATTCTTATGTAAATTTAAAAAGCATCCTTGAGAAAAGTAATTTCAGACCGGTTAATGGAATATTATTTGACCTTGGAATGTCAAGCTGGCACTTGGAAGAATCGGGCAGGGGATTTACATTTTTAAAAGATGAGCCACTTGATATGAGATATAGTTTAGAGAATAATTTAACTGCTGAAAAAATTATAAATAATTATTCTCAAGAAGAGATTGAAAAAATATTGAAAGAATACGGAGAAGAGAGATTTGCCAGAAGAATTGCTAAAAGAATTATAAAAGAAAGGCCCATTAAGACAACTCTTCAACTGGTAGAGATTATTAAAAGAGTAGTCCCGGGGAGAACAAAGATTAACCCAGCCACCCGAACATTTCAGGCATTAAGGATTGCTGTTAATGATGAGCTAAATAACTTAAGGAAAGTTTTACCCCAAACAATAGAAGTTTTAGCGCCAGGGGGAAAGATTGTCATAATTTCCTTTCATTCTTTAGAAGATAGAATTGTCAAGAATTTTTTCAAAAGTTCAAATTTAAATATCTTAACAAAAAAACCAGTAAGACCTTCAAAAGAAGAAATTAAAATTAACCCCCGCTCGCGTAGCGCGAAGCTCCGAGCAGCGGTAAAACAATAA
- a CDS encoding penicillin-binding protein 2, protein MKKWRVNLIFIVIILFGAAIISRLVYLQIIQEELYKALAQGQQKDFQLIKGERGEIFFSGGEILATNIKGRYVFVSPQEIKEKEKTARTLSQIFNLEEELILEKLKKDSLFEKIKSKITKEEEQALKEINLAGVYLGEAVFREYPQRTTASQTIGFFGGGERGQYGIEGHYDDVLQGEEGIQEFNKGFDIFLTLDYNIQFMAEKLLESAKENLNIKGGQIIVLDPNSGKILALANFPNFDPNNYSEVDFELFQNSTVQKLFEPGSAFKPITMAAALEQEKITPKTTYIDTGKVKIGEHTIDNYNERVFGKQTMTEVLEKSINTGAVFVERQLGHELFLEYIDLFGFFEPTGIDLQGEEFSENREFKKGYEINFATASYGQGIEMTPIQLVRAFCAIANGGKLVRPYIVEKIVENGTMIETQPEISSNQIISPKTASQLTAMLISVVENGFARAAKVPDYYIAGKTGTAQIPWSTLDIDKRGYSQETWQSFIGFVPAFSPRFLILIKLDNPGTKTAEYSAVPIFKELAKYIIDYLEIPPDYE, encoded by the coding sequence ATGAAGAAATGGCGTGTTAATTTAATCTTTATCGTAATTATCTTATTTGGGGCGGCTATTATTAGCCGCTTGGTTTATCTTCAAATTATTCAAGAAGAACTTTATAAAGCATTAGCCCAAGGACAACAAAAAGACTTCCAACTTATAAAAGGGGAGCGAGGAGAAATTTTTTTTAGCGGAGGAGAAATTTTAGCTACAAATATAAAGGGAAGGTATGTCTTTGTTTCTCCTCAAGAAATTAAAGAAAAAGAAAAGACAGCAAGGACGCTTTCTCAAATTTTTAATTTAGAGGAAGAGTTGATTTTAGAAAAACTTAAAAAAGATAGTTTGTTTGAGAAAATAAAAAGCAAAATAACAAAAGAGGAAGAACAGGCTCTAAAAGAAATAAATTTAGCCGGGGTTTATTTAGGAGAAGCGGTTTTTAGGGAATATCCTCAGAGAACTACGGCTTCTCAGACCATTGGATTTTTCGGGGGCGGAGAAAGAGGACAGTATGGAATAGAAGGTCATTATGATGATGTTCTTCAGGGGGAGGAAGGAATTCAAGAATTTAACAAAGGTTTTGATATTTTTCTAACTCTTGACTATAATATTCAATTTATGGCTGAGAAGTTATTGGAGAGCGCCAAAGAAAATTTAAATATTAAAGGAGGTCAAATTATAGTTTTAGACCCCAATTCAGGAAAAATTTTAGCTTTAGCTAATTTTCCAAACTTTGACCCAAATAATTATTCAGAAGTTGATTTTGAGCTCTTTCAAAATTCAACAGTTCAAAAACTTTTTGAACCGGGTTCAGCCTTTAAACCGATTACTATGGCAGCTGCCCTTGAGCAAGAAAAAATAACACCCAAAACTACTTATATTGATACCGGGAAAGTAAAAATCGGAGAACACACTATTGATAATTATAATGAAAGGGTGTTCGGAAAACAAACCATGACCGAGGTTTTGGAAAAATCAATTAATACTGGAGCAGTATTTGTTGAAAGACAGTTGGGGCACGAGCTTTTTTTGGAATACATAGACCTGTTTGGTTTTTTTGAACCAACTGGAATTGATTTGCAAGGAGAGGAATTTTCTGAAAATAGAGAATTTAAAAAAGGCTATGAGATAAATTTTGCCACTGCCTCTTATGGTCAAGGAATTGAAATGACACCTATTCAATTGGTTAGAGCTTTTTGTGCGATTGCTAATGGGGGGAAATTAGTCAGGCCTTATATAGTAGAAAAAATTGTTGAGAATGGTACAATGATTGAAACCCAACCTGAGATATCTTCAAATCAGATTATTTCCCCCAAAACTGCTTCTCAGTTAACGGCAATGTTAATTAGCGTAGTTGAAAATGGTTTTGCCAGAGCAGCTAAAGTTCCAGACTACTACATTGCTGGAAAAACCGGTACTGCTCAGATTCCTTGGTCAACTCTTGATATAGATAAAAGAGGTTATTCTCAAGAAACCTGGCAAAGTTTTATTGGATTTGTTCCTGCTTTTAGTCCCAGGTTTCTAATTTTAATAAAACTTGATAATCCTGGAACTAAAACTGCTGAATATTCAGCAGTCCCAATCTTCAAAGAATTGGCTAAATATATTATAGATTATTTAGAGATACCACCGGACTACGAATAA
- a CDS encoding HAD-IC family P-type ATPase: MTKEVAWHSLSWREVVEKLKSDYKDGLDEKEVKERREKFGRNLLPKEKSLSKLEIFLEQFKSPLIYILVIAGIVVLFFKEFTDAIVIFGAVILNTVVGYFQENKASQALRKLKKIVKIKAQVIREGNIKIIDSGELVPGDIFILSPGDKVPADGRIIESYNLKTNEMALTGEWLPAEKKSDVLPGKTPLADRDNMVYMGTVTEDGKAKVVVTSTGLETEIGEVAQMVKEAKEEKTPLQKKLARFAKIVGGVIVAICIVIFIEGVITGNTLLEMFEVAVAVAVAAIPEGLPVAMTVILALGMQRILKKRGLVRKLASAETLGSTSIIATDKTATLTEGKMKVTEILTETKAGRRLALKIATLCNEAFIENPEEPMEKWVIRGRPTDKALLLAGVQAGINKKELERKMLKTAELPFSTINKYLARAFALSKKEDILYISGAPEKILEISKYLRKGNREIPLTPEIEDKIKAELEELTGEGLRVVAVGYKKIKSLKSFFDNLVFVGLIALKDPVRKEVKKAIKICRQAGMKPIIATGDHKLTAKAVAQELGFKVKEENIMEGRELDKLSDKEFEKRVKDIQIYARVEPKHKMRIIQAWQEKGEVIAMTGDGINDAPALKKADIGVALGSGTEVAKEVSDLVLLTDNFNIIVAAVEEGRAIIDNVRKVITYLLSDSFTETILIGVGLFFGYLPITAVQILWVNLIEDGLPDIALAFEPKEKDLMKQKPQGHDMPLLNREMKVLIFIIGIITDLFLLGLFFWLLKYSNYEIPHIRTVIFGGLAIDSLFYVFSCKSLRRNVWHINPFSNKFLVFAWVFGALTLIGAIYLSPLQTLLKTVPLNLFDWGLLLTLGLINLILIEATKHYFIVRHQTDI; encoded by the coding sequence ATGACAAAAGAAGTTGCGTGGCACAGTCTTTCTTGGAGAGAAGTGGTTGAAAAGCTTAAATCAGATTATAAAGATGGCTTAGATGAAAAAGAGGTAAAAGAGAGAAGAGAGAAATTTGGCAGAAATTTACTTCCAAAGGAAAAGTCCCTCTCCAAATTGGAGATATTTTTAGAGCAATTCAAAAGCCCCTTAATTTATATTTTAGTGATAGCTGGAATTGTGGTTTTGTTTTTTAAAGAATTTACTGATGCTATTGTTATTTTCGGGGCTGTTATTTTGAATACTGTTGTTGGATATTTTCAGGAAAATAAAGCCAGTCAAGCCCTGAGAAAACTAAAAAAGATAGTTAAGATTAAAGCCCAGGTAATAAGAGAAGGAAATATAAAAATTATAGATTCTGGAGAATTGGTTCCAGGTGATATTTTTATTTTAAGTCCTGGAGATAAGGTACCAGCTGATGGGAGAATTATTGAAAGTTATAATTTAAAAACTAATGAAATGGCTTTAACTGGTGAATGGCTGCCAGCTGAGAAAAAATCAGATGTCCTTCCAGGGAAAACACCGTTGGCAGATAGAGATAATATGGTTTATATGGGAACGGTTACAGAAGATGGGAAGGCAAAAGTTGTTGTTACCTCAACTGGCCTGGAAACTGAAATAGGCGAGGTAGCTCAGATGGTAAAAGAAGCCAAGGAAGAAAAGACACCCTTGCAAAAGAAGTTAGCGAGGTTTGCTAAAATTGTTGGTGGAGTTATTGTAGCGATTTGTATTGTTATTTTCATTGAAGGAGTGATTACCGGAAACACTCTCTTGGAAATGTTTGAAGTAGCAGTAGCTGTGGCAGTAGCTGCTATTCCCGAGGGTTTGCCAGTAGCAATGACAGTCATTTTGGCTTTAGGGATGCAGAGAATTTTAAAAAAGAGAGGATTAGTTAGAAAACTTGCTTCAGCAGAAACCTTAGGAAGCACCAGTATTATAGCAACCGATAAGACCGCCACCTTAACAGAGGGAAAAATGAAAGTAACTGAAATTTTAACAGAAACAAAGGCAGGCCGACGTTTAGCTCTTAAGATTGCCACTTTGTGTAATGAGGCGTTTATTGAAAACCCAGAGGAGCCAATGGAAAAATGGGTTATCCGAGGCAGGCCAACAGACAAGGCATTGCTTTTGGCAGGGGTACAAGCTGGAATTAATAAAAAAGAATTGGAAAGAAAAATGCTAAAAACTGCTGAACTTCCATTTAGCACAATAAATAAATACTTAGCTCGGGCATTTGCCTTAAGTAAAAAAGAAGACATCCTTTATATTTCTGGGGCCCCTGAAAAAATATTGGAAATATCAAAATATTTAAGAAAAGGCAATAGGGAAATACCCCTGACCCCAGAGATAGAAGATAAAATAAAAGCTGAATTGGAGGAGTTGACCGGGGAGGGATTGAGAGTAGTAGCTGTTGGTTATAAAAAAATTAAGAGCTTGAAAAGTTTTTTTGATAATTTGGTTTTTGTTGGCTTAATAGCCCTAAAAGACCCGGTTAGGAAAGAAGTGAAAAAAGCAATAAAAATCTGCCGACAGGCAGGGATGAAACCGATTATTGCTACTGGCGACCACAAGTTAACAGCAAAGGCAGTAGCTCAGGAATTAGGATTTAAAGTAAAGGAAGAAAATATTATGGAAGGCAGAGAATTAGATAAACTTTCAGACAAAGAATTTGAAAAGAGGGTAAAAGATATTCAGATTTATGCCCGAGTTGAACCGAAACATAAAATGAGAATTATTCAGGCCTGGCAGGAGAAAGGGGAAGTAATAGCAATGACTGGAGATGGAATTAATGACGCCCCAGCTTTAAAGAAAGCTGATATTGGAGTAGCTTTGGGCTCGGGCACAGAAGTTGCCAAAGAGGTTTCTGACCTTGTTTTGCTGACTGATAATTTCAATATCATTGTAGCTGCAGTAGAAGAGGGGAGAGCGATTATTGATAATGTCCGCAAGGTAATTACCTATCTGCTTTCTGATTCTTTTACTGAAACAATCTTGATTGGAGTAGGTCTTTTCTTTGGTTATTTACCAATTACTGCTGTCCAAATTTTATGGGTAAATCTTATTGAAGACGGTCTTCCTGATATTGCTTTAGCTTTTGAGCCAAAAGAAAAAGATTTAATGAAGCAAAAACCTCAGGGTCATGATATGCCGCTTTTGAATCGAGAAATGAAAGTATTGATTTTTATTATTGGGATAATAACTGATCTCTTTCTTTTAGGATTATTTTTCTGGCTTTTAAAATATTCTAATTATGAAATTCCTCATATTAGAACAGTGATTTTTGGGGGATTAGCCATAGATTCGCTTTTTTATGTTTTTTCTTGCAAAAGTTTAAGAAGGAATGTCTGGCATATAAATCCGTTTTCTAATAAGTTTTTAGTTTTTGCCTGGGTTTTCGGCGCTCTAACCCTTATCGGAGCCATTTATCTATCTCCGCTTCAAACTCTTTTGAAAACCGTGCCCCTAAATCTTTTTGATTGGGGATTACTTTTAACCCTTGGTCTTATTAATTTAATTTTGATTGAGGCTACGAAACATTATTTCATTGTGAGGCATCAAACTGATATATAA
- a CDS encoding sodium:calcium antiporter — protein sequence MIWLFIFIISCFVLFWSGSRLVKGLIRMARYLGWREFVVAFFVMAFAGTLPNLFVGINSALHGIPQLSFGEVVGGNVADLTLAVALAILIGGTALQVRSKMVQTSTIFTVAVAILPLILILDGNLGRGDGLILLLAFGLYILWLFSKEERFRKVYKGDKYKENKNKENKNEQGHNLRFIDFLRNRKEPKSIRRFKTFLKDLRKITVALILLLAASWGVVQSAQVFADALNVTLPIIGILIVGLGNALPETYFAIVSARKRHTWLILGNLMGSVIVCATLVLGIVVLIHPIKDIDFSPFAIARIFLIISAVFFLIVVRTDQKITKIEAFLLLGIYILFLVAEIFFR from the coding sequence ATGATTTGGTTATTCATTTTTATAATCTCTTGTTTCGTCTTATTCTGGTCAGGTTCCAGGTTAGTTAAAGGCCTAATAAGAATGGCTCGGTATTTAGGTTGGCGGGAGTTTGTAGTAGCTTTTTTTGTTATGGCTTTTGCTGGTACTCTCCCTAACCTATTTGTTGGAATTAATTCGGCTTTGCATGGAATCCCCCAGCTTTCTTTTGGAGAAGTTGTCGGTGGGAATGTTGCTGATTTAACTTTAGCTGTGGCTTTGGCTATTTTAATCGGCGGCACCGCCCTGCAAGTTAGAAGTAAAATGGTTCAGACCAGCACTATTTTTACTGTTGCAGTCGCCATTTTACCTTTAATTTTAATCTTGGATGGAAATTTAGGAAGGGGCGATGGTTTAATTTTACTTTTAGCTTTTGGTCTGTATATCCTTTGGCTTTTTTCAAAAGAAGAAAGATTTAGAAAGGTTTATAAAGGAGATAAATATAAAGAAAATAAAAATAAAGAAAATAAAAACGAACAGGGACACAACCTACGGTTTATAGATTTTTTAAGGAACAGAAAAGAGCCAAAAAGTATTAGACGGTTTAAGACCTTTTTAAAAGATTTAAGAAAGATAACAGTGGCTTTAATTTTACTTTTAGCAGCTTCCTGGGGAGTGGTCCAAAGTGCTCAGGTTTTTGCTGATGCATTAAACGTTACCCTTCCAATAATTGGGATTTTAATTGTTGGATTAGGAAATGCCCTCCCAGAAACTTATTTTGCCATTGTTTCGGCAAGAAAACGACATACCTGGCTGATTTTAGGAAACTTAATGGGCTCGGTTATTGTTTGTGCTACCCTTGTTTTAGGAATCGTTGTTTTAATTCACCCAATTAAAGACATTGACTTTTCTCCTTTTGCTATTGCTCGTATCTTCCTTATAATTTCAGCTGTATTCTTTTTGATAGTTGTTAGAACCGATCAAAAAATCACTAAAATAGAAGCTTTTCTCCTGCTGGGAATTTACATCCTTTTTCTTGTAGCTGAAATATTCTTCAGATAA
- a CDS encoding DNA recombination protein RmuC: protein MEYIIGILILIIVGLAVGLFLLLRKKPEKQSDALVMLQQQMNHISQVLDSKLSESTKAIQAQFGQSAKIIQDVTEKLTRLDETNKQVVSFADQLRNLQDILKNPKQRGVLGEYYLETVLKNVLPPGSYQMQYPFKDGTIVDAAVFIDKRIIPIDSKFSLENYNRILETNNPEEKRKYERAFINDLKIRIDETSKYVKPEENTMDFAFMFIPSEAVYYDLLINKVGAVTDDTNNLIYYAGKKKVIVISPTSFLAYLQTVLQGLRNQKISEQAREVIREVERLGRHLGSYSEYMKKLGNHLGTTVSTYKKAHKEFAKVDKDVVKITGTGSKIKLKEPDIEPPLLEE, encoded by the coding sequence ATGGAGTATATAATCGGAATTTTAATATTAATTATTGTTGGTTTGGCAGTGGGGCTTTTTTTATTATTGAGAAAAAAACCAGAAAAGCAGTCAGATGCATTAGTGATGCTTCAGCAGCAAATGAATCATATTAGTCAGGTTTTAGATAGTAAATTGTCTGAATCAACTAAAGCCATCCAAGCCCAGTTTGGACAAAGCGCTAAAATTATTCAGGATGTTACAGAAAAACTTACTCGGCTTGATGAAACCAATAAACAGGTTGTAAGTTTCGCTGATCAATTGAGAAATTTACAGGATATTTTAAAGAACCCAAAGCAAAGAGGGGTTTTAGGAGAGTATTATTTAGAAACTGTTTTGAAAAATGTCTTGCCTCCCGGCTCATATCAAATGCAATATCCATTTAAGGATGGAACTATAGTTGATGCTGCAGTATTTATTGATAAACGGATTATTCCAATTGATTCTAAGTTTAGTTTAGAAAATTACAATAGAATATTAGAAACAAATAACCCCGAAGAGAAAAGAAAATACGAAAGAGCTTTTATAAATGATCTTAAAATTAGAATTGACGAAACATCAAAATATGTAAAACCAGAAGAAAACACAATGGATTTCGCTTTTATGTTTATTCCTTCAGAAGCAGTTTATTATGATTTGCTTATTAATAAAGTTGGAGCGGTTACTGATGATACCAATAATTTGATTTACTACGCTGGCAAGAAAAAAGTTATAGTTATTTCTCCTACTTCTTTCTTGGCATATTTGCAAACTGTTCTTCAAGGACTAAGAAACCAAAAGATTTCAGAACAGGCCAGAGAAGTGATTAGAGAGGTTGAGCGTTTGGGCAGGCATTTGGGAAGTTATAGTGAATATATGAAAAAACTTGGAAATCACTTGGGCACAACTGTAAGTACTTATAAAAAGGCCCACAAAGAATTTGCCAAAGTTGATAAAGATGTGGTAAAAATTACTGGTACAGGGTCAAAAATAAAACTCAAAGAACCAGATATTGAACCACCATTATTAGAAGAATAA